In the Bacillota bacterium genome, TTCCTGCACCGTGAACTACGAGAAGCAAAAAGTGACTCAAAGAATTGTACGTTAGTAGTCGCTACTATGGGCATATCCCAGTTCTCCGTCGCCAAGCGTAGTTTTTGCAGCCCGTCATCCGTGTTCTCTGTAGCCATTTCCCTACTAATGGTTTGGGGATACGAAAAATTGCTGTGATGCTCGAGGACATTATCGCTCCCGAGAATTGCTTTGAATATAGCTGCATTCTGCTCAATGATACTAGTGTATGGCATAACGTAGATAATGCGCCGCATCTCATGTGCGACTGCATGCCTGAGCGCGAAACTAAGCGACGAGAGAGTCTTGCCTCCGCCAGTAGGGACTGTCAAGGTGAACAGACCAGGTTTATCTGGCGCCTTTTTTCTACATGCAGAAAGTATCTCTGCTCTCTTTATGTTAACTGGGCTGTTCGAAGCCTTGCAGCACATGTCCTGGAGGTGTGCGTCAAGTTCCCTTGACAGATTCTCAAGCGAAGAGGAAGGCTGACGCAGCGCAGCCTTCGAAGCACTAAGCGCTTTTTCAGTATCGAGATAGTCTGCGTCTACAAGGCAAGAGTATATAAATCTTATAAGAAACTGAACGCTAAACCCTGCACCAGCAACTGTTTTTATTGGAGGTATCGCTAATTTCACCGGTAATAATGGCAGAACCTCGGCCAGAAAGGCACTATAGTCTGGCAGTTCCTTCTTCATGCGCACCATGAGGCCAGTGTCATCCGCTTCGCTGCCCCAATCTGGCAATCCCGAATGGTGTCCGGCTACTGCATAGGCCAATAAATGCCCTACATTTCCATACCGCACTTTCGCCTCTACAGCACCTGCTGTCGAGTGGTCCACTTTGATGTTACTGCCCGCGAGGCGAGCTTGAAACTCGGATGAGTACTTGCCTACATCGTGTAATAGTGCTGCCACATAAGCTAATTGACCGCCGCCAAAGGCATCCGCTAGGCTCTGCGCGGTAATCGCAGTATCCGCTAAGTGCTCACTAAGCAGATGCCAAGCCGAAGATTCTGTTGCTTTGCTTGAATGTGCATAATATGGCAAGGCGATCCCCCCCCCTCGTCAATTGCGCATCAGTCCCCTTTCACACCATGATAACCCAACACGCGGAAATTTTCCATATCTAATTTTCGCTAAAATGTCACACATGACACTGCGCTAGCAGAGTACTGATGACGCTCGTATAAATAAAAAAGGCGTGACCACTTGGTCACGCTTATGACAAATCCACACAATATCTATAGAGTTATTGACTATGTCGGATGTTGAGGAGGGCTAATTCTGCGGCACTACCTCGAGAATGCTTGCCCAGAGGGCATCTACTCCGCTTTTCGCCTGGGACGAGGTTATAATGAGCTGCTCTTCTTTAAGGTCGAGAAACTTAAGCAATTTATGCATGTGCGCGCGTTGCTGCGAGCGCGCGACTTTATCTGCTTTAGTGGCGACCACCCGAAAGGGTAGCGCGCTCTCTCTAATGAGTCTATGAAAGAGCACGTCGTCGTGCGACGGCTCATGGCGAAAATCTACGAGTTGTAGTACGAGACGTATTTGTCGGCGCATAGTGAGGTAGTCGTAGAGCCGCTCACGCAGGGCAGCACGCTCTGACTGCGGAATTTTAGCATAGCCATAGCCGGGGACGTCTACGAGGTAGAATAGCTCATTGATGCGGTAAAAGTTGAGGAGACGTGTCTTGCCGGGGCGTGAGCTAATGCGAGCAATAGCTCGCCTGCCAAGCATCGCATTGACCAGGGAGGACTTACCGACATTGCTCCGCCCGAGAAGCACTATCTCGGGCAGGGCATCGGTCGGCATGTGAGCCAGGCGCAGCGCGGAAACGATCATTTCGGCCGAGGTGACCTTAAGCATCGAGTATCACCGCAGGGACTAGGGCCGCCGCTAATACTTCAGACATATTCTCTACCAGCTGCACGTCAAGGCGGCGCAGCACGTTTTTGGGCACTTCGTCAAGGTCGCGCTTGTTGTCTTTAGGCACTAAGACTACTTTAATCCCCGAGCGATGCGCGGCCAGGAGTTTTTCCTTGAGCCCCCCAATGGGGAGCACTCTCCCCCGCAGGGTAATTTCCCCTGTCATGGCTACATCTTTGCGCACTGCTCGTTTGGACAGAGCCGAGGTTAAGGCGGTAGCTAGGGTAATGCCGGCGCTAGGGCCGTCTTTAGGGATAGCCCCCTCGGGCACGTGCACATGAATGTCGCAGTGCTGGTAAAAATCTTGCTCGATGCCAAGATCGGCTGAGCGCGAACGCACGTAGCTGTAGGCGGCCTGCGCACTCTCGCGCATGACTTCACCGAGTTGCCCCGTGAGTATGAGGTTGCCCTTGCCGCTCATCACCGTAACCTCGATGGTCGCGGTGTCACCACCTGACTCGGTCCACACCAGCCCGGTCGATATACCCACCTCATCATGCTGCTCGGCGGGGTTAAACCTGTAGCGAGGCGCACCCAAGAAAATGTGCGCATTAGCTGCAGTGACAGTGGTGTGTTTGCTTTGGCCCGAGACGACTTCTTTAGCAATTTTACGGCAAATGGTCGCCATCTCACGTTCAAAGTTGCGCACTCCTGCTTCACGAGTATACTCGTTAATTATCTTGCGGATGCCGACCTCGCTAAATGACAACTGCGCGGCAGTAAGCCCATGGGCGGCAAGGGCCTTAGGTATGAGGTGCCGCGTGCCTATGCCAAGCTTCTCTTCTTCGGTGTAGCCAGAGATGTAGATGATCTCCATGCGGTCTAGAAGAGGGCGCGGTATATTGTAGCGTGAATTGGCGGTGGTCAAAAAAAGCACTTGCGAAAGGTCGAAGGGCATTTCGACGAAGTGGTCGGCGAAAGTGCTGTTTTGCTCCGGGTCGAGCACCTCGAGCAAGGCTGCCGAGGGGTCGCCACGAAAATCTGTGCTCATCTTGTCGATTTCGTCGAGGAGAAAGACGGGGTTACGCGTCTTGGCCTGCCTGAGACCTTGAATGATGCGCCCGGGCATGGCACCCACATAGGTGCGGCGATGCCC is a window encoding:
- a CDS encoding YihA family ribosome biogenesis GTP-binding protein, with amino-acid sequence MLKVTSAEMIVSALRLAHMPTDALPEIVLLGRSNVGKSSLVNAMLGRRAIARISSRPGKTRLLNFYRINELFYLVDVPGYGYAKIPQSERAALRERLYDYLTMRRQIRLVLQLVDFRHEPSHDDVLFHRLIRESALPFRVVATKADKVARSQQRAHMHKLLKFLDLKEEQLIITSSQAKSGVDALWASILEVVPQN
- the lon gene encoding endopeptidase La, whose translation is MFPVLPLRGYMVFPHSIVNLDVGRERSINAVNAAMSGSGEILLATQTDISLEEPTPAELNPVATLAVIKQVITLPGGTARVLVEGKSRASIVSMVNTEPYMVAEVNIILDQAEATVYMEALHRNVLEVFEQYVKAGKKTPPEVLATISAIDEPGYLADSIVTHLNLSIEDKQSILAAYNVKERLEKLRELIAREIEILEIDRRLSNRVRKQMEKNQREYYLREQIKAIQKELGSKDERSTESEELREKVASLKLPEEVADKCAKEIDRLERMPPGVAEAVVVRNYLDWVLSLPWGVMTEDSLNIKAAEEILHEDHYGLEKVKTRILEYLAVRQLTHTLKGPILCLVGPPGVGKTSLARSVARALNRSFVRMSLGGVRDEAEIRGHRRTYVGAMPGRIIQGLRQAKTRNPVFLLDEIDKMSTDFRGDPSAALLEVLDPEQNSTFADHFVEMPFDLSQVLFLTTANSRYNIPRPLLDRMEIIYISGYTEEEKLGIGTRHLIPKALAAHGLTAAQLSFSEVGIRKIINEYTREAGVRNFEREMATICRKIAKEVVSGQSKHTTVTAANAHIFLGAPRYRFNPAEQHDEVGISTGLVWTESGGDTATIEVTVMSGKGNLILTGQLGEVMRESAQAAYSYVRSRSADLGIEQDFYQHCDIHVHVPEGAIPKDGPSAGITLATALTSALSKRAVRKDVAMTGEITLRGRVLPIGGLKEKLLAAHRSGIKVVLVPKDNKRDLDEVPKNVLRRLDVQLVENMSEVLAAALVPAVILDA